Proteins encoded within one genomic window of Episyrphus balteatus chromosome 1, idEpiBalt1.1, whole genome shotgun sequence:
- the LOC129921367 gene encoding transmembrane protein 223, which yields MALFLNTIIRRSVANIKANSFRIFGNSLTQHSSLVKNQFVNKLSPSQPSSNLCTKAYDVSTNVAKDIILFKYENPKFFKMLNIFAIVQFLFWNYLSHSAFTTLRDAPVDEAPEDAAWYRQINLGENKYRNGITVSCFLIGYGILAVAWMYTLRSVRFLVLRKGGKELSFVTYGPFNKNRIITVPMNCVTAMESRGTARVQLPIKIKNKSFFYILDMRGEFKNTKLFDYTAGLSRKL from the exons ATGGCTCTTTTCTTAAACACTATAATCCGCCGGTCGGTTGCTAACATAAAAGCCAATTCTTTTCGAATATTCGGTAATTCTTTAACCCAACACAGTTCACTTGTTAAGAACCAATTCGTTAACAAACTCTCACCATCGCAACCATCATCAAATTTATGTACCAAAGCCTACGATGTGAGTACAAATGTGGCCAAGGACATAATACTCTTTAAATATGAAAAtccgaaattttttaaaatgttaaatatcTTTGCGATAGTACAATTCTTATTTTGGAATTATCTATCGCATTCGGCATTTACAACACTTCGAGATGCTCCTGTAGACGAAGCACCCGAAGATGCTGCTTGGTATCGACAAATTAATTTGGgtgaaaataaatatagaaatggAATTAcagtttcttgttttttaattg GCTATGGTATTCTCGCTGTTGCGTGGATGTATACTTTACGTTCAGTGCGATTCTTGGTCTTAAGGAAAGGCGGAAAAGAATTAAGCTTTGTGACATATGGACCATTCAATAAGAACCGAATAATCACAGTTCCAATGAATTGTGTTACAGCAATGGAGTCTCGAGGAACTGCCAGAGTACAACtgccaattaaaattaaaaacaaaagtttcttCTATATCTTGGATATGCGAGGTGAATTCAAAAATACAAAGTTGTTTGACTACACTGCTGGATTGAGCAGGAAGTTgtaa
- the LOC129921368 gene encoding transmembrane protein 170A, with translation MLFNAGNSDELDPISSVLGLRSQRPLITFKDMWYHIFLWALFSSIFIHTCAALVAFVTLRKHKFGRFFSILILVMGFASPATSGLISSAVIAFVHQASCLPMSPIYSMVWGVGQTIVSACLGFTRILATL, from the coding sequence ATGTTGTTTAATGCCGGTAACTCTGATGAGCTCGACCCAATCTCCAGTGTTTTGGGACTGCGCTCTCAGAGGCCTCTAATCACATTCAAAGACATGTGGTATCATATATTCCTGTGGGCGCTGTTCTCCTCGATATTCATTCACACATGCGCCGCCCTGGTCGCTTTCGTAACTCTACGCAAACACAAATTCGGACGTTTCTTTTCGATTCTCATTCTGGTGATGGGTTTCGCCTCTCCAGCCACCAGCGGACTGATCAGCAGCGCTGTCATAGCGTTTGTCCATCAAGCATCGTGCCTGCCCATGTCACCTATCTATTCAATGGTCTGGGGCGTGGGACAGACGATAGTGTCGGCGTGTCTGGGCTTCACACGAATTCTCGCAACGCTGTGA